The proteins below are encoded in one region of Oenanthe melanoleuca isolate GR-GAL-2019-014 chromosome 4A, OMel1.0, whole genome shotgun sequence:
- the LOC130252997 gene encoding endothelin receptor type B-like isoform X1 → MIAPARISPAVLPILLSCLFPGAHTQSPEPFQGSTEPLELPSQQHPPLLPQPGSNLSGSSPSEQPLLPVCARPADIRHVFKYINTVVSCSIFLVGIVGNSTLLRIIYKNKCMRNGPNVLIASLALGDLLYILIALPVNVYKLLAKDWPFGVQVCKLVPFIQKASVGITVLSLCALSIDRYRAVASWSRIQGIGIPLWKAVEVLLIWALAVVLAVPEAIAFDMVELSYWEQHLWVCMLASEQKSSFMRFYRDVKDWWLFGFYFCLPLVCTGIFYTLMSCEMLSKRNGMRIALNDHMKRRREVAKTVFCLVVIFALCWLPLHLSRILKKTIYDQTDPNRCELLSFLLVMDYFGINMASLNSCINPVALYFVSRKFKNCFQSCLCCWCQRPALSITPTDEKGSVGKWKATGQELGLDRSSSRLSNKYSSS, encoded by the exons ATGATCGCCCCTGCCCGCATCTCCCCGGCGGTCCTGCCCATCCTCCTGAGCTGCCTCTTCCCCGGAGCGCACACGCAGAGCCCGGAGCCCTTCCAGGGCAGCAcggagcccctggagctgccgagccagcagcatcccccgCTGCTGCCGCAGCCCGGCTCCAACCTGTCGGGCAGCTCTCCCTCcgagcagcccctgctgcccgTGTGCGCCCGTCCCGCCGACATCCGGCACGTTTTCAAGTACATCAACACCGTGGTGTCCTGCTCCATCTTCCTGGTGGGCATCGTGGGCAACTCCACGCTGCTGCGCATCATCTACAAGAACAAGTGCATGAGGAACGGCCCCAACGTGCTGATCGCCAGCCTGGCGCTGGGCGACCTGCTCTACATCCTCATCGCCCTGCCCGTCAACGTCTACAAG ctcctggccaaGGACTGGCCCTTCGGAGTGCAGGTGTGCAAGCTGGTGCCCTTCATCCAGAAAGCCTCTGTGGGCATCACTGTGCTCAGCCTCTGTGCCCTCAGCATCGACAG GTACCGGGCCGTGGCGTCCTGGAGCCGCATCCAGGGCATCGGGATTCCCCTCTGGAAGGCCGTGGAGGTGCTGCTGATCTGGGCGCTGGCCGTGGTGCTGGCGGTGCCCGAGGCCATCGCCTTCGACATGGTGGAGCTGAGCTactgggagcagcacctgtGGGTGTGCATGCTGGCCTCGGAGCAGAAATCCAGCTTCATGAGG tTCTACCGGGATGTCAAGGACTGGTGGCTTTTTGGGTTCTATTTCTGCCTGCCCTTGGTGTGCACGGGCATCTTCTACACCCTCATGTCCTGCGAGATGCTGAGCAAGAGGAACGGGATGAGGATCGCCCTGAATGACCACATGAAACGG CGCAGGGAGGTGGCCAAGACCGTGTTCTGCCTGGTGGTGATCTTCGCGCTCTGCTGGCTGCCCCTGCACCTCAGCCGCATCCTCAAGAAAACCATCTACGACCAGACGGACCCCAACCGCTGCGAGCTGCTCAG TTTCCTGCTGGTGATGGATTATTTTGGGATCAACATGGCCTCCCTCAACTCCTGCATCAACCCCGTGGCTCTGTACTTCGTCAGTCGGAAATTCAAGAACTGCTTCCAG tcctgcctgtgctgctggtgccagagGCCAGCCCTGAGCATCACCCCCACGGATGAGAAGGGATCTGTTGGCAAGTGGAAAGCCacggggcaggagctggggctggacaggagcagctcccgCCTCAGCAACAAGTACAGCTCATCCTAA
- the LOC130252997 gene encoding endothelin receptor type B-like isoform X3 encodes MIAPARISPAVLPILLSCLFPGAHTQSPEPFQGSTEPLELPSQQHPPLLPQPGSNLSGSSPSEQPLLPVCARPADIRHVFKYINTVVSCSIFLVGIVGNSTLLRIIYKNKCMRNGPNVLIASLALGDLLYILIALPVNVYKLLAKDWPFGVQVCKLVPFIQKASVGITVLSLCALSIDRYRAVASWSRIQGIGIPLWKAVEVLLIWALAVVLAVPEAIAFDMVELSYWEQHLWVCMLASEQKSSFMRFYRDVKDWWLFGFYFCLPLVCTGIFYTLMSCEMLSKRNGMRIALNDHMKRGGGQDRVLPGGDLRALLAAPAPQPHPQENHLRPDGPQPLRAAQFPAGDGLFWDQHGLPQLLHQPRGSVLRQSEIQELLPVLPVLLVPEASPEHHPHG; translated from the exons ATGATCGCCCCTGCCCGCATCTCCCCGGCGGTCCTGCCCATCCTCCTGAGCTGCCTCTTCCCCGGAGCGCACACGCAGAGCCCGGAGCCCTTCCAGGGCAGCAcggagcccctggagctgccgagccagcagcatcccccgCTGCTGCCGCAGCCCGGCTCCAACCTGTCGGGCAGCTCTCCCTCcgagcagcccctgctgcccgTGTGCGCCCGTCCCGCCGACATCCGGCACGTTTTCAAGTACATCAACACCGTGGTGTCCTGCTCCATCTTCCTGGTGGGCATCGTGGGCAACTCCACGCTGCTGCGCATCATCTACAAGAACAAGTGCATGAGGAACGGCCCCAACGTGCTGATCGCCAGCCTGGCGCTGGGCGACCTGCTCTACATCCTCATCGCCCTGCCCGTCAACGTCTACAAG ctcctggccaaGGACTGGCCCTTCGGAGTGCAGGTGTGCAAGCTGGTGCCCTTCATCCAGAAAGCCTCTGTGGGCATCACTGTGCTCAGCCTCTGTGCCCTCAGCATCGACAG GTACCGGGCCGTGGCGTCCTGGAGCCGCATCCAGGGCATCGGGATTCCCCTCTGGAAGGCCGTGGAGGTGCTGCTGATCTGGGCGCTGGCCGTGGTGCTGGCGGTGCCCGAGGCCATCGCCTTCGACATGGTGGAGCTGAGCTactgggagcagcacctgtGGGTGTGCATGCTGGCCTCGGAGCAGAAATCCAGCTTCATGAGG tTCTACCGGGATGTCAAGGACTGGTGGCTTTTTGGGTTCTATTTCTGCCTGCCCTTGGTGTGCACGGGCATCTTCTACACCCTCATGTCCTGCGAGATGCTGAGCAAGAGGAACGGGATGAGGATCGCCCTGAATGACCACATGAAACGG GGAGGTGGCCAAGACCGTGTTCTGCCTGGTGGTGATCTTCGCGCTCTGCTGGCTGCCCCTGCACCTCAGCCGCATCCTCAAGAAAACCATCTACGACCAGACGGACCCCAACCGCTGCGAGCTGCTCAG TTTCCTGCTGGTGATGGATTATTTTGGGATCAACATGGCCTCCCTCAACTCCTGCATCAACCCCGTGGCTCTGTACTTCGTCAGTCGGAAATTCAAGAACTGCTTCCAG tcctgcctgtgctgctggtgccagagGCCAGCCCTGAGCATCACCCCCACGGATGA
- the LOC130252997 gene encoding endothelin receptor type B-like isoform X4 yields MIAPARISPAVLPILLSCLFPGAHTQSPEPFQGSTEPLELPSQQHPPLLPQPGSNLSGSSPSEQPLLPVCARPADIRHVFKYINTVVSCSIFLVGIVGNSTLLRIIYKNKCMRNGPNVLIASLALGDLLYILIALPVNVYKLLAKDWPFGVQVCKLVPFIQKASVGITVLSLCALSIDRYRAVASWSRIQGIGIPLWKAVEVLLIWALAVVLAVPEAIAFDMVELSYWEQHLWVCMLASEQKSSFMRFYRDVKDWWLFGFYFCLPLVCTGIFYTLMSCEMLSKRNGMRIALNDHMKRGGGQDRVLPGGDLRALLAAPAPQPHPQENHLRPDGPQPLRAAQQQDPGQAVWKSTSDTSVLPLPTSVSCW; encoded by the exons ATGATCGCCCCTGCCCGCATCTCCCCGGCGGTCCTGCCCATCCTCCTGAGCTGCCTCTTCCCCGGAGCGCACACGCAGAGCCCGGAGCCCTTCCAGGGCAGCAcggagcccctggagctgccgagccagcagcatcccccgCTGCTGCCGCAGCCCGGCTCCAACCTGTCGGGCAGCTCTCCCTCcgagcagcccctgctgcccgTGTGCGCCCGTCCCGCCGACATCCGGCACGTTTTCAAGTACATCAACACCGTGGTGTCCTGCTCCATCTTCCTGGTGGGCATCGTGGGCAACTCCACGCTGCTGCGCATCATCTACAAGAACAAGTGCATGAGGAACGGCCCCAACGTGCTGATCGCCAGCCTGGCGCTGGGCGACCTGCTCTACATCCTCATCGCCCTGCCCGTCAACGTCTACAAG ctcctggccaaGGACTGGCCCTTCGGAGTGCAGGTGTGCAAGCTGGTGCCCTTCATCCAGAAAGCCTCTGTGGGCATCACTGTGCTCAGCCTCTGTGCCCTCAGCATCGACAG GTACCGGGCCGTGGCGTCCTGGAGCCGCATCCAGGGCATCGGGATTCCCCTCTGGAAGGCCGTGGAGGTGCTGCTGATCTGGGCGCTGGCCGTGGTGCTGGCGGTGCCCGAGGCCATCGCCTTCGACATGGTGGAGCTGAGCTactgggagcagcacctgtGGGTGTGCATGCTGGCCTCGGAGCAGAAATCCAGCTTCATGAGG tTCTACCGGGATGTCAAGGACTGGTGGCTTTTTGGGTTCTATTTCTGCCTGCCCTTGGTGTGCACGGGCATCTTCTACACCCTCATGTCCTGCGAGATGCTGAGCAAGAGGAACGGGATGAGGATCGCCCTGAATGACCACATGAAACGG GGAGGTGGCCAAGACCGTGTTCTGCCTGGTGGTGATCTTCGCGCTCTGCTGGCTGCCCCTGCACCTCAGCCGCATCCTCAAGAAAACCATCTACGACCAGACGGACCCCAACCGCTGCGAGCTGCTCAG cagcaggatccaGGCCAGGCAGTTTGGAAATCCACCTCTGACACATCTGTTCTCCCCCTTCCCACCTCAGTTTCCTGCTGGTGA
- the LOC130252997 gene encoding endothelin receptor type B-like isoform X2, with product MIAPARISPAVLPILLSCLFPGAHTQSPEPFQGSTEPLELPSQQHPPLLPQPGSNLSGSSPSEQPLLPVCARPADIRHVFKYINTVVSCSIFLVGIVGNSTLLRIIYKNKCMRNGPNVLIASLALGDLLYILIALPVNVYKLLAKDWPFGVQVCKLVPFIQKASVGITVLSLCALSIDRYRAVASWSRIQGIGIPLWKAVEVLLIWALAVVLAVPEAIAFDMVELSYWEQHLWVCMLASEQKSSFMRFYRDVKDWWLFGFYFCLPLVCTGIFYTLMSCEMLSKRNGMRIALNDHMKRRREVAKTVFCLVVIFALCWLPLHLSRILKKTIYDQTDPNRCELLSSRIQARQFGNPPLTHLFSPFPPQFPAGDGLFWDQHGLPQLLHQPRGSVLRQSEIQELLPVLPVLLVPEASPEHHPHG from the exons ATGATCGCCCCTGCCCGCATCTCCCCGGCGGTCCTGCCCATCCTCCTGAGCTGCCTCTTCCCCGGAGCGCACACGCAGAGCCCGGAGCCCTTCCAGGGCAGCAcggagcccctggagctgccgagccagcagcatcccccgCTGCTGCCGCAGCCCGGCTCCAACCTGTCGGGCAGCTCTCCCTCcgagcagcccctgctgcccgTGTGCGCCCGTCCCGCCGACATCCGGCACGTTTTCAAGTACATCAACACCGTGGTGTCCTGCTCCATCTTCCTGGTGGGCATCGTGGGCAACTCCACGCTGCTGCGCATCATCTACAAGAACAAGTGCATGAGGAACGGCCCCAACGTGCTGATCGCCAGCCTGGCGCTGGGCGACCTGCTCTACATCCTCATCGCCCTGCCCGTCAACGTCTACAAG ctcctggccaaGGACTGGCCCTTCGGAGTGCAGGTGTGCAAGCTGGTGCCCTTCATCCAGAAAGCCTCTGTGGGCATCACTGTGCTCAGCCTCTGTGCCCTCAGCATCGACAG GTACCGGGCCGTGGCGTCCTGGAGCCGCATCCAGGGCATCGGGATTCCCCTCTGGAAGGCCGTGGAGGTGCTGCTGATCTGGGCGCTGGCCGTGGTGCTGGCGGTGCCCGAGGCCATCGCCTTCGACATGGTGGAGCTGAGCTactgggagcagcacctgtGGGTGTGCATGCTGGCCTCGGAGCAGAAATCCAGCTTCATGAGG tTCTACCGGGATGTCAAGGACTGGTGGCTTTTTGGGTTCTATTTCTGCCTGCCCTTGGTGTGCACGGGCATCTTCTACACCCTCATGTCCTGCGAGATGCTGAGCAAGAGGAACGGGATGAGGATCGCCCTGAATGACCACATGAAACGG CGCAGGGAGGTGGCCAAGACCGTGTTCTGCCTGGTGGTGATCTTCGCGCTCTGCTGGCTGCCCCTGCACCTCAGCCGCATCCTCAAGAAAACCATCTACGACCAGACGGACCCCAACCGCTGCGAGCTGCTCAG cagcaggatccaGGCCAGGCAGTTTGGAAATCCACCTCTGACACATCTGTTCTCCCCCTTCCCACCTCAGTTTCCTGCTGGTGATGGATTATTTTGGGATCAACATGGCCTCCCTCAACTCCTGCATCAACCCCGTGGCTCTGTACTTCGTCAGTCGGAAATTCAAGAACTGCTTCCAG tcctgcctgtgctgctggtgccagagGCCAGCCCTGAGCATCACCCCCACGGATGA